One stretch of Paenibacillus sp. AN1007 DNA includes these proteins:
- a CDS encoding AbrB/MazE/SpoVT family DNA-binding domain-containing protein: MKPAGVVRKVDQLGRIVLPKSLRKRYQMNEGDPVEILVQGDHIILERYRPKCIFCGSMEEVNDFKERYICAQCLEEMTQLS; the protein is encoded by the coding sequence ATGAAGCCAGCTGGAGTAGTTCGCAAAGTTGACCAATTGGGTAGGATCGTATTGCCTAAATCTTTGCGCAAAAGGTATCAAATGAATGAAGGAGATCCTGTAGAAATTTTAGTTCAAGGGGATCATATTATTTTGGAAAGATACCGCCCGAAATGTATTTTCTGCGGATCGATGGAAGAAGTCAATGACTTTAAAGAGCGTTACATATGCGCACAATGCTTGGAAGAAATGACTCAGCTTTCATAA
- the trmL gene encoding tRNA (uridine(34)/cytosine(34)/5-carboxymethylaminomethyluridine(34)-2'-O)-methyltransferase TrmL — protein sequence MALHIVLVEPEIPANTGNISRTCAATGTHLHLVRPLGFRTDDATLKRAGLDYWHAVHIEYHDSFAEVQEKYPEGRFFYATTKAKNKYTDFEFQDGDFLVFGKETKGLPPELIAANPETCMKMPMSGDVRSLNLSNSAAIIVYEALRQLDFPGLD from the coding sequence ATGGCATTACACATCGTTCTTGTTGAGCCGGAGATCCCGGCTAACACAGGCAACATTTCTCGGACTTGTGCTGCGACAGGCACCCATCTGCATCTCGTGCGCCCCTTGGGATTCCGTACAGATGATGCCACACTGAAGCGCGCAGGGCTGGATTATTGGCATGCGGTCCATATAGAATATCACGATTCGTTTGCTGAGGTTCAAGAGAAGTATCCGGAGGGACGTTTTTTCTACGCAACAACGAAAGCCAAAAACAAGTATACTGATTTCGAGTTTCAAGATGGAGATTTTCTTGTATTCGGTAAAGAAACGAAAGGACTTCCGCCTGAACTCATTGCTGCCAATCCCGAAACGTGTATGAAAATGCCAATGAGTGGTGATGTTCGTTCATTAAATCTTTCCAATTCAGCAGCAATTATTGTATATGAAGCGCTGCGTCAGCTGGATTTTCCAGGGTTGGATTAA
- the aroF gene encoding 3-deoxy-7-phosphoheptulonate synthase, translated as MIVIAGKNTSEDQIQDIVSVIAKEGLQAHVSRGEDRTIIGLIGKVEPKMQEHLRQMKGVENVVKISKSYKLASRDFHPEDTVISIKGVDIGGKELVVMGGPCAVESAAQIDEIAGLVKAAGGQVLRGGAFKPRTGPYSFQGTGVEGLIMMAEAGQKHNLLTITEVMTPEYVDICTEYADILQVGTRNMQNFDLLRKLGECGKPVLLKRGFSATYDELLNAAEYILAGGNPNVMLCERGIRTFEQYTRNTLDLSAIPVLQSLSHLPVISDPSHGTGRRELVEPMTKASVAAGANGLIIEMHTDPDNSMTGDGVQSLFPDQFANLLQDLEKLAPIVGKTFNTAKQPAAFFPARAGV; from the coding sequence ATGATCGTTATTGCAGGCAAGAATACCTCGGAGGATCAGATTCAGGATATCGTCAGCGTTATTGCAAAGGAAGGGCTGCAGGCGCATGTATCGCGCGGAGAGGACCGTACGATCATTGGCTTGATTGGTAAAGTGGAACCTAAAATGCAGGAACACCTGCGCCAGATGAAGGGTGTCGAGAATGTTGTGAAGATTTCGAAATCCTATAAGCTCGCAAGTCGTGACTTCCATCCGGAAGATACAGTGATCTCGATCAAAGGTGTAGACATCGGCGGAAAAGAGCTTGTGGTTATGGGCGGTCCTTGCGCGGTTGAATCTGCAGCACAGATCGATGAAATTGCTGGCCTCGTGAAAGCAGCTGGCGGGCAGGTGCTTCGTGGAGGTGCCTTTAAGCCTCGCACAGGACCTTACAGTTTCCAGGGTACGGGTGTGGAAGGTTTGATCATGATGGCGGAAGCGGGACAGAAGCATAACCTGCTCACAATTACAGAAGTCATGACGCCGGAATACGTAGATATTTGTACGGAATACGCGGACATTCTGCAGGTAGGTACACGCAACATGCAGAACTTCGACTTGCTGCGCAAATTGGGTGAGTGCGGTAAACCGGTACTTTTGAAACGCGGATTTAGTGCCACATATGATGAACTGCTTAACGCAGCGGAGTACATTCTGGCAGGTGGGAATCCAAATGTGATGCTGTGTGAACGCGGTATCCGTACATTTGAACAATACACTCGTAATACACTTGACCTGTCGGCGATCCCTGTCCTGCAGTCTCTGAGCCATCTGCCCGTCATTTCCGACCCGAGCCATGGTACAGGACGTCGTGAATTGGTAGAACCGATGACCAAAGCCTCAGTAGCTGCAGGAGCAAACGGTTTGATCATTGAGATGCATACAGATCCTGATAACTCCATGACTGGAGACGGTGTGCAGTCCCTGTTCCCTGACCAGTTCGCGAATTTGCTGCAGGATTTGGAGAAGTTAGCTCCAATCGTTGGCAAAACGTTTAACACAGCTAAACAGCCTGCGGCATTTTTCCCGGCACGTGCAGGCGTTTAA
- a CDS encoding serine hydrolase, with protein sequence MSVKLKGFIDTITVKQLNVHSVRVLQHGQLLDEWHQNGDYRRVQHSVSKSFTSMAVGLAVQEGLIHLDNTLGDFFPYDQSQPVQSPLPSPRELKLRDLLRMSSGHDSPPLWADERESLQEKDWAKHYMSLSLDRMPGEHFTYSSGDTFMISAMLQKAVGQTVKDYLIPRLFEPLGMHHIEWETSPLGITLGCAGLWLNNEELSRFGQFLLQEGRWNDQQLVPSEWIEAAVHEQIKTTGDGDWGQGYGYQFWMCSHDAYRADGAFGQFCIVLPSREAVISINSQEENMQGILNAVWDQILPELA encoded by the coding sequence ATGTCTGTTAAACTCAAAGGATTTATAGACACAATCACAGTCAAGCAGCTCAATGTGCATTCTGTGCGTGTACTGCAGCATGGACAGCTGCTGGACGAGTGGCATCAGAATGGTGATTACCGCCGTGTACAGCATTCTGTCAGCAAATCCTTTACCAGTATGGCCGTCGGACTGGCCGTTCAGGAAGGACTCATCCATCTCGACAACACATTGGGAGACTTCTTCCCTTATGATCAGTCACAGCCTGTCCAATCCCCGCTTCCTTCTCCGCGGGAACTTAAACTGCGGGATCTTCTTCGCATGTCTTCGGGCCACGACTCCCCGCCTCTCTGGGCTGACGAGCGGGAATCGCTGCAGGAAAAGGATTGGGCAAAGCATTACATGTCTTTATCACTGGACCGAATGCCCGGAGAACACTTTACTTACAGCAGCGGCGATACGTTTATGATTTCGGCTATGCTGCAAAAGGCCGTCGGCCAGACAGTTAAAGATTACCTCATTCCACGTCTTTTTGAACCACTGGGCATGCATCATATTGAATGGGAGACTTCTCCACTTGGCATTACACTTGGATGTGCAGGTCTTTGGCTGAACAATGAGGAATTAAGCCGTTTTGGACAATTTCTGCTTCAGGAGGGCCGGTGGAATGACCAACAGCTGGTCCCTTCAGAATGGATCGAAGCAGCTGTGCATGAGCAGATCAAAACAACAGGCGACGGGGATTGGGGACAAGGATACGGTTACCAATTCTGGATGTGCTCGCATGATGCTTATCGCGCAGATGGAGCTTTCGGTCAATTTTGCATCGTGCTGCCTTCCAGAGAAGCGGTCATCAGCATAAACAGCCAGGAGGAAAATATGCAGGGCATTCTCAACGCCGTTTGGGATCAGATTTTGCCTGAGCTTGCTTAG
- the glnA gene encoding type I glutamate--ammonia ligase, with translation MSVENVLKSIQENNIEWVDFRFVDLAGRAHHISLPASAVDADTFVNGVAFDGSSIQGFRGIEESDMVMMPDPEATYVDPFTAHPTLNVMCDIFTPDGERYERDPRSIAVKAEAFLKESGVGTAAFFAPESEFFIFDDVRYESGTNSSSYFVDSEEASWNTNRKEEGGNLGFKVRTKGGYVPVAPVDTQQDIRSEMCRLLEEAGLSIERHHHEVATAGQAEINFRFDTLKKTADNLLVYKYIVHNTARQYGKVATFMPKPLFGDNGSGMHVHQSIFDGDSPLFYDKGGYANLSEMALHYIGGILYHAPALIALTNPSTNSFKRLVPGYEAPVNLVYSKGNRSAAVRIPVAAVTPKGCRIEFRTPDSTANPYLAFSAMLMAGLDGIKRKINPTELGYGPLDKNIYDLSDADKENIRSVPASLEEALDALAADHEFLTEGGVFTKEFIDNYINLKRDEAKAVAIRIHPHEYSLYFDC, from the coding sequence ATGTCGGTTGAAAACGTATTGAAATCAATTCAAGAGAACAACATCGAGTGGGTAGATTTTCGTTTTGTAGATTTGGCTGGTCGTGCGCATCATATCTCTTTGCCAGCTTCGGCTGTTGATGCAGACACGTTCGTAAATGGAGTAGCGTTTGATGGTTCTTCTATCCAAGGTTTCCGCGGTATTGAAGAGTCCGATATGGTTATGATGCCTGACCCTGAAGCGACTTATGTCGATCCGTTCACTGCACACCCTACATTGAATGTTATGTGTGACATTTTCACGCCGGATGGCGAGCGTTATGAGCGTGACCCGCGCAGCATCGCAGTTAAAGCCGAAGCTTTCCTGAAAGAAAGCGGCGTAGGTACTGCAGCGTTCTTCGCACCAGAGTCCGAGTTCTTCATCTTTGACGATGTTCGTTATGAGAGCGGCACGAACAGCTCTTCTTACTTCGTAGATTCCGAAGAAGCATCATGGAACACAAACCGCAAAGAAGAAGGCGGCAACCTGGGCTTCAAAGTTCGCACTAAAGGCGGATATGTTCCAGTAGCTCCAGTGGATACCCAACAAGATATCCGCAGCGAAATGTGTCGTTTGTTGGAAGAAGCTGGTTTGTCCATCGAGCGTCATCACCATGAAGTAGCGACTGCCGGTCAAGCTGAAATCAACTTCCGTTTTGATACGTTGAAGAAAACAGCAGATAACCTGCTTGTTTATAAATACATCGTGCACAACACGGCACGTCAATATGGCAAAGTAGCAACATTCATGCCAAAACCATTGTTTGGCGATAACGGAAGCGGAATGCACGTTCACCAATCCATCTTCGATGGCGATTCCCCATTGTTCTATGACAAAGGTGGTTATGCTAACCTGAGCGAAATGGCTCTGCACTACATTGGAGGTATTCTCTACCACGCTCCGGCACTAATCGCTTTGACGAACCCAAGCACGAACTCGTTCAAACGTCTGGTTCCTGGTTATGAAGCACCTGTTAACTTGGTTTATTCCAAAGGTAACCGTTCCGCAGCTGTGCGTATCCCGGTAGCGGCTGTAACACCTAAAGGCTGCCGGATCGAGTTCCGTACACCGGACTCCACAGCTAATCCTTACTTGGCATTCTCCGCAATGTTGATGGCGGGTCTGGACGGAATCAAACGCAAAATCAACCCAACTGAACTTGGATATGGTCCACTCGATAAAAATATCTACGACCTGTCTGATGCAGACAAAGAAAACATCCGCAGTGTACCGGCTTCCCTCGAAGAAGCGCTGGATGCACTTGCAGCTGACCACGAGTTCTTGACTGAAGGCGGCGTGTTCACCAAAGAATTTATCGATAACTACATCAACCTCAAACGTGATGAAGCTAAAGCCGTTGCAATTCGCATTCATCCGCATGAATACAGCCTCTACTTCGACTGCTAA
- the serC gene encoding 3-phosphoserine/phosphohydroxythreonine transaminase, with translation MTKRAYNFNAGPAALPLEVLERAQAEFVDFRNTGMSIMEMSHRGAVYESVHNEAQERLLSLLGSPKGYKVLFLQGGASTQFAMVPMNLLGAGQTASYIMTGSWAKKALSEAKLVGETQISASSESDKFMKLPDVSNLSLPERTAYVHLTSNETIEGTQFKSFPDTGSVPLIADMSSDIFCKPFDLNQFGMIYAGAQKNLGPSGITVVIAREELVSESPKTIPTMLRYSTHVDNNSLYNTPPSFSVYMVNEVLKWIEEQGGLTGVEQKNIKKAELLYNTIDSSGDFYRGCVAPEDRSLMNVTFRLASEELEKKFIKASEQEGFVGLKGHRSVGGLRASIYNAAPYDSVKALTDFMNHFQQTNG, from the coding sequence TTGACAAAGAGAGCGTATAACTTTAATGCAGGACCAGCGGCGCTGCCACTAGAAGTACTGGAGCGTGCTCAGGCGGAATTTGTAGATTTTCGTAATACGGGTATGTCGATTATGGAGATGTCCCACCGCGGGGCCGTGTACGAGTCTGTACATAATGAAGCTCAGGAGCGCCTGCTGTCGCTGCTGGGAAGTCCAAAAGGCTATAAAGTTCTTTTCCTGCAGGGCGGTGCAAGCACACAGTTTGCCATGGTGCCGATGAACCTGCTTGGGGCAGGCCAGACAGCAAGTTACATTATGACAGGCAGCTGGGCCAAAAAGGCTCTGTCTGAAGCGAAGCTCGTTGGTGAGACACAGATCTCTGCCTCATCGGAATCCGATAAATTCATGAAATTACCGGATGTTTCGAATCTCAGCTTGCCTGAACGTACGGCTTATGTGCATTTGACATCTAATGAAACGATTGAAGGTACACAGTTCAAATCATTCCCCGATACCGGATCAGTACCGCTGATTGCGGACATGTCGAGTGATATTTTCTGCAAACCGTTTGATCTGAATCAGTTCGGAATGATCTATGCAGGTGCACAGAAAAACCTCGGACCTTCGGGCATTACCGTTGTGATCGCACGGGAGGAGCTGGTGAGTGAATCCCCTAAAACCATCCCGACCATGCTGCGTTACAGTACACATGTGGATAACAATTCCCTGTATAATACACCGCCATCTTTCTCGGTATATATGGTAAACGAAGTTTTGAAGTGGATTGAAGAACAAGGCGGCCTGACTGGCGTGGAACAAAAGAATATTAAAAAAGCGGAGCTGCTCTACAATACAATCGACTCCTCCGGAGATTTCTACCGCGGCTGCGTTGCACCAGAAGACCGCTCTTTAATGAATGTTACGTTCCGGCTCGCTTCCGAGGAACTGGAGAAGAAGTTTATTAAAGCTTCTGAGCAGGAAGGCTTTGTAGGTCTGAAGGGACATCGCAGTGTGGGGGGGCTTCGTGCTTCCATCTATAACGCGGCCCCTTACGATAGTGTTAAGGCGCTTACTGACTTTATGAACCACTTCCAACAGACGAACGGTTAA